Proteins encoded by one window of Nicotiana tabacum cultivar K326 chromosome 10, ASM71507v2, whole genome shotgun sequence:
- the LOC142165512 gene encoding uncharacterized protein LOC142165512 has translation MEDMQEILLAGPYTINNRSIILKQWTTDFDFKKEFLTEIPLCIRFPKLPLNCWGVNSLSRIASSIGMPMYADECTAKQLRVSYARMLIEVDVTKPLKDEVMVEDSNGRTFLQPINYDWKPKFYETWQVIGHNCKQEG, from the coding sequence ATGGAGGATATGCAAGAAATTTTGTTAGCTGGACCATACACAATCAATAATAGGTCTATTATTCTTAAGCAATGGACAACTGATTTTGACTTTAAGAAGGAATTCCTCACTGAAATTCCTTTATGTATTAGATTTCCAAAACTTCCACTGAATTGCTGGGGTGTGAACTCACTAAGTAGAATAGCAAGTTCAATTGGCATGCCTATGTATGCTGATGAATGTACTGCTAAGCAATTGAGAGTATCCTATGCTAGGATGCTAATAGAGGTGGATGTGACAAAACCTCTGAAGGATGAAGTAATGGTTGAAGATTCAAATGGGAGGACCTTTTTGCAGCCAATTAACTATGATTGGAAACCTAAATTCTATGAAACATGGCAGGTCATTGGGCATAATTGCAAGCAAGAAGGGTGA